A window of the Lolium perenne isolate Kyuss_39 chromosome 7, Kyuss_2.0, whole genome shotgun sequence genome harbors these coding sequences:
- the LOC127311992 gene encoding protein MAIN-LIKE 2-like, with product MEGLIGKEPGVPKMSAGATYSWIVQNFGQCPGGYDEDSEVVQQYTRAYCWYVISRVLFSDATGDRASFMWLQLFAGWKHGLSWGTAALAYLYRQLDEACRRGTDPKDRSKSKEANIGGPMILLSDWCWERLPVGRPTVLDYDRWDDHGDPERMATWACHWDKVEGFFGVSKTHYLHYVNELDVMIPEHVTWEPYETAGNIGHDISFALNPKCLDESHLWKLRGPLICYYAWSGIYHTGL from the exons ATGGAGGGCCTCATAGGGAAGGAACCAGGTGTTCCGAAGATGTCTGCCGGTGCAACTTATTCATGGATTGTTCAGAATTTTGGCCAGTGCCCAGGTGGATATGATGAAGATAGTGAAGTGGTGCAGCAGTATACCCGGGCATATTGTTGGTATGTAATCAGCCGGGTTCTTTTTTCTGACGCCACCGGAGATCGCGCTTCCTTTATGTGGCTTCAGTTGTTTGCTGGTTGGAAGCATGGACTCAGTTGGGGTACAGCTGCACTTGCTTATTTGTACCGCCAG CTAGATGAGGCGTGCCGTAGGGGCACGGATCCAAAGGACCGGAGTAAGTCGAAGGAAGCTAATATTGGTGGTCCTATGATCCTCTTGTCTGATTGGTGTTGGGAGCGCTTGCCAGTTGGGCGGCCAACAGTTTTGGATTACGACCGGTGGGATGATCATGGTGATCCGGAGCGTATGGCTACATGGGCGTGTCATTGGGACAAGGTTGAAGGTTTCTTTGGTGTTTCGAAGACACACTACTTGCACTACGTCAACGAGCTCGATGTCATGATTCCAGAGCAT GTGACCTGGGAGCCATATGAAACAGCGGGTAATATTGGTCACGATATCTCATTCGCCTTGAACCCGAAGTGCCTAGACGAATCACATCTTTGGAAGTTGCGTGGCCCGTTAATTTGTTACTACGCGTGGAGTGGCATCTACCACACCGGGTTATGA